The following is a genomic window from Hymenobacter sp. APR13.
ACGGAAGGCAGACGGTGGGAATTGGGGGTCGGCAGCGGGTTAGCTGGCGGGCATTATGGTGGCCGCGGCCACGCGCTGGCCCTGCGGGGCCTGCACCGGGGCGGCCATTATTTCGGCCAGCACGGGGTCGGGAGCCAGCACAGGTGGCGCGGCATTGTCCCAGACTTTCCACTTGGCCTCATTTTTCTGCCAGAGCTCTTCCAGCATGTTCCGGTCGCGGAGCGTGTCCATGGGCTGCCAGAACCCGTTGTGGCGGAAAGCAGCCAGGCGGTTTTCGCGGGCCAGACGCTCCAAGGGCGCCTTTTCCCACATCGTGCTGTCGTCGTCGATGTAGTCCAGCACGCCGGGCTCCAGCACAAAGAAGCCACCGTTGATCCACGGCGTTTCGCCGCCTTCAGGCTTCTCGGTGAAGCTCTCGATTCGGTCGGCGCTGTCGTGCAGGTTGAAGACGCCAAAGCGCCCCGGCTGCCGTACGGCCGTGAGCGTAGCCAGCACGCCCTGCTCCTGGTGGTAGCGCACCGCCGCGCTGATGTCCACGTCCCCTACCCCGTCGCCGTAAGTGAGGCAGAAGGTGCTGTCGTCGAGGTACTCGCGCACCCGGCGCAGGCGGCCGCCGGTCATGGTTTCCTGGCCGGTATCCACCAGCGTCACGTTCCAGGGCTCGGTGTTGTTGCGGTGCACCTGCATTTCGTTGCGGTCCATCCGAAACGTCACGTCGGCGTTGTGTAGGAAGTAGTCGGAGAAGTACTGCTTGATCATATGGCCCTTGTAGCCGCAGCAGATTACGAAGTCGCGGATGCCATGATGCGCGTAGATCTTCATAATGTGCCACAGAATAGGTTTTCCACCTATTTCTACCATCGGCTTTGGGCGCACCCCGCTTTCTTCGCTGATGCGGGTGCCATAGCCCCCCGCCAGAATTACCGCTTTCATGACTGCAACAGGTTAAGGAACAGGTGATAGTCCGAGAAAAAAGAGCAGAAAGAACTTCCATCAACCGATACACCCAAGCATAGAAGCTCATGAATATACCAGTTAGTGAAAGATATGTATATTTATAATATTGTCAATAATTTTTATGAATTATTTTTATAAAATAACAATAAAAATTAAACATAATACACAATTATCCACATTCCAAAGCCATGCACCTTGTGCAAAAGGAACCTGTGACGAAGCGGGTACCAGTGGCACCGCAGGCAACTACTCGCTATACATTGCAGGCATTGGACGGCCAGCGCTTTGTGCTACCAGGCGGCGGGCCACCAGATACAGAAAGCGGGAGTTGGTGACCAGATACCGCCGCCACAAACGCCGGGGCTCCAGCCACAGCCGGTAAGCCCATTCCAGCCACAGCCGCCGGGCCCACTCGGGCAGGCGGCGCTCCAGCCCGGCATACACCGGGAAAGCCTGCCCCACACCCAGCATGCAGGCCCGAATCCGGCCGCGGTGGGCCGCCATCCAGTTTTCCTGCTTGGGGCAGCCGAGGGCTACGAACAGCAGATCGGGGTCGGCGGCGTTGATGGCGGCGGTTTCGGCTTCGTCTTCTTCGGGCGTGAGTGGCCGGAACGGCGGCGCGTAGGCTCCCACAATCTGCAGGTTGGGCAGCTCCTGCCGGGCGCGGGCCACCATGGCCTCCAATACGCGCGGCGTAGTACCGTAGAAGTACACCGACTGCTGGCGCCGGGCGGCTTCGGTGAGCAGGGCCGGCAGCAAATCCATGCCGGCAATGCGGGCCTGCCGCTGGCCGGTGTTGAACCAGCCTACTGCGGCGGCCACCGGGCTGCCATCGGGCGCGGCAATGGTGGCTTGGTTGAGCACCTGCCGAAAGTCCGGGTCGCGCTGCGACTCCACCACCATGTGCACATTGGCAAAACACACATAAGCCGAGCACCGGGCGGCTCCCAGCTGCAGAATAGCGTCTACAAAATGGGCCGTGGAGCCGGTGGAAATCCGGGAGTCGAGGACGTAGCGCTTGGGTAGCATAGTGATTGAATGGTTGGATTGTTCAATGGGTAAATGGCGGGCTATTCTGCCAGACAACTCC
Proteins encoded in this region:
- a CDS encoding WecB/TagA/CpsF family glycosyltransferase, giving the protein MLPKRYVLDSRISTGSTAHFVDAILQLGAARCSAYVCFANVHMVVESQRDPDFRQVLNQATIAAPDGSPVAAAVGWFNTGQRQARIAGMDLLPALLTEAARRQQSVYFYGTTPRVLEAMVARARQELPNLQIVGAYAPPFRPLTPEEDEAETAAINAADPDLLFVALGCPKQENWMAAHRGRIRACMLGVGQAFPVYAGLERRLPEWARRLWLEWAYRLWLEPRRLWRRYLVTNSRFLYLVARRLVAQSAGRPMPAMYSE
- the rfbF gene encoding glucose-1-phosphate cytidylyltransferase, with the protein product MKAVILAGGYGTRISEESGVRPKPMVEIGGKPILWHIMKIYAHHGIRDFVICCGYKGHMIKQYFSDYFLHNADVTFRMDRNEMQVHRNNTEPWNVTLVDTGQETMTGGRLRRVREYLDDSTFCLTYGDGVGDVDISAAVRYHQEQGVLATLTAVRQPGRFGVFNLHDSADRIESFTEKPEGGETPWINGGFFVLEPGVLDYIDDDSTMWEKAPLERLARENRLAAFRHNGFWQPMDTLRDRNMLEELWQKNEAKWKVWDNAAPPVLAPDPVLAEIMAAPVQAPQGQRVAAATIMPAS